ttttgtatgtaacaatttatcattgaattcaaatataacacatttattGCAATGACATACttgacaactactgtacagcagctCAGTAACTTCAtctccaccttttttttaaaattgattttaaaatagatgtttcaaaacgtattacattttatgttttttcattAGTCAAATAACTGggaattattttagttaaaataaaagataaatgtattgtatggTGTAATGTGTAACTAAAGTTGTACTTAGATGGATACCTacattagattttaaatatgatGTGTAAAACAAGAATTTGgcgttaatttataaaaatgttttaccaattattttttgtatgcacaatattttaaaatatcaaacattgtatattatacaaaaccaggtatattgtttattaatatgcaatatattgatttaaaaaaaaacctctaagtataatagtaatacatttaaaagttacatattatttaaatgtattttttataaatgattgccaGAAATATATATAGATTCATAATGattgtactatatttaaaaatatctagttCCTACTTATATGTTCTCTTtcatagaaattaaaaacaatgtactGAAAGTTAGTAAAACTATACGGttgataaatctaaaaaataatgtttaacttaaatatgattaaatttaataaaatatgttgactgTAAGCTAATACAAGGGCCATAAAAGGTAAAACTATCCAAAGTCattcaatattgaaaaaactgccgttttcataaaaatatgcttagtgaaagattataaaatacttactttattaACTTTTGAAACACATAAAATTATCCTTTTTGATGTAGTTTCATCTTTTTCGAGTATCTTTTTTAATGCAGATCTTTGGCATTTTTCTATTTCtctatagtatctatataatagtTGATGAATAATGTTTTTTGCAGTTAATAatctaaacatttataaaccaATTAATCTTTAACTTAACAATAAAATGGTGAAAATAGTTTTCGTTATAACACTAGTTGTGGAATGGTAATTAAAATTAGACTTAGTAATACTGGACATTGAATGTACAAACCAAGATTATagtcaaaagtcaaaacaaataactgttttACACATAGTGATATTAAGAGATAAGCGATATTAAGAACTGAACATATCAAAGTTTTTTGGAGGATTTTGAAATCTTACttcaacttaaaatgtttagtaaatagcccagcagaaaaaaaattatggtagaATTTGTGACGAAGTGCCATTTATGGACGgtagtaagtttttttttaaatttaaaatttattttttaataatctaaagTTAAATGATttcccaaaaatattttaataaaaacataaatattgagtaagtacctattgaataaaaagtattttaaacatttaaagctTGGATGATCAGATTAGTGGAATTCAAGTAAAAGAGCTTTGactcaaacataataattgtatacatatttacttGTTTCCAAAATGATCAGGAAAACAAATTTCAGTAGCAGCTAATTTCCATACTATAAAACGAAAATGGTTTTCTATCCATCCTTTAGGAATAAGTTTGCCATCAACAAAATTGtgtgataaaaataagtattttaaatcttgaaaattgtacattttatttttatgaccaccagatgatttataatttctgtaaaaaaaaaaatgttattatgtattaaatttaaaaccaaagaaacttaaaatatacttttccCAATACAACTTCAACTGTATAGCATTATCAACATTCAATTTGATTAATTCTTTTGCTACACCATTCTCAGGAAACtgaaatcattatataattattagttaatacaattatatgttaaattgttataataaaaaaagttgtaacTAGGGATGGAACTTAATAGTTTTAATGGGATATAGAATAAAATTCATAGTAATTATACAACCCGAGTAGTAACATAATAAATCTATCTTTGATAAAATACCTCACATCACAtgctaacattataataactcatctttaatatatttataaacaataaattgttgcatgaatgtgacatattatataactatttatactaatataaatatgaaaatatataataaaatatactttaattgaaatactattacattaatattacattataaatagatACCTGTTTTATAGAAAATACTTTTGGTAAGACCCAATCAACAACTTCTGGTAATGATACTTTGGGGCCATTCAATTTGTTTGATAAGTAAACACTAAATGAAGTATTTAAATCATCAATTTCCCATCCATCATTATGtactgtttttttaattttataatttattttttgtgtatttatAGGGCTTCCTGGACGTTTATTTCTTAGTACTGGCTTACAAATAATTTGATCTCTTTCAAACTTTTCAACTGTGTTAATCAAAGACAAATCATCTTCGAATATATTTTCTTccacttgttttaaaatttcaaaacagtttgattttgtttttaggtCATTAGTTAATTTTGAGCCTTTGTTAGAACTACTGCATACACTTGAAATGGTCATTGTTTCCAGTGAACTATCAAATAATTGtgtatcatttttaaatgttagttgattattttttaatgagttatctgATTCTTTAATAGATTTATCTCCACCATTCAAAAATTGATTACAAATGTTAGACTTTGAATTAGTTTTGTCCTTGGTAACTGATGATGAATATTCAtcatttaatattgtttgaactttttttaaagCCACATCTGATACTTTGATAGATTTACCTTTTGCAGTTGCAAAACCTTTACATAGATTAggatttataacaatattgtccTGAGTAACAGTTGAAACTTCATTCAATTCATCTTTTAACATTGTTTGAACTTGTTTTATGGCCTTATCTGATACTCTAATAGTTTTACCACCTGCAGTTGAAAAACCTTCATGTTTATTAGGGTTTGGGACAATATTCTGTTTAGTAATTACTGAGGATTCATTTAGTTCATCTTTTAACATTGTTTGAACTTTTTGTAAGGACTTATCtgatattttaatagatttaccTCTAGCAGTAGAGAAGCCTTTGCATAATTTATTAggatttataacaatattgtccTGAGTAACAGTCGAAACTTCATTCAATTCATCTTTTAATACTgtttgaactttttttaaagCCACATCTGATACTTTAATAGATTTACCTCCAGCAGTAGAGAAGcctttacataatttattaggatttataacaatattgtccTGAGTAATGTTCAATGATTTATTCAGTTCATCTTTTAACATTATTTGAACTTGTTGTATGGCCTCATCTGATACTTTAATAGTTTTACCACCTGCAGTTGAGAAACCTTCATGTTTATTAGGGTTTGAGACAATATTCTGTTTAGTAATAATTGAGGATACATTTAGTTCATCTTTTAACAGTGTTTGAACTTTTTGTAAGGACTTATCTGATATTTTAATGGATTTACCTCTAGCAGTAGAGAAGCCTTTGCATAATTTATTAggatttataacaatattgtccTGAGTAATGTTTGAAGATTCATTCAGTTCAtcttttaatattgtttgaactttttttaaagCCACATCTGATACTTTGATAGGTTTACCTCCTGCAGTTGCAAAACCTTTACATATATTAGGATTTATAACGATATTGTCCTGAGTAATGTTTGAAGATTCATTCAGTTCAtcttttaatattgtttgaactttttttaaagCCATATCTGATACTTTGATAGGTTTACCTCCTGCAGTTGCAAAACCTTTACATATATTAGGATTTTTAACGATATTGTCCTGAGTAATGTTTGAAGATTCATTCAGTTCATCTTGTAATATTgtttgaactttttttaaagCCACATCTGATACTTTGATAGGTTTACCTCCTGCAGTTGCAAAACCTTTACATATATTAGGATTTACAACGATATTGTCCTGAGTAACAGTTGAAAATTCATTCAATTCATCTTTTAACATTATTTGAACTTGTTGTATGGCCTCATCTGATACTTTAATAGTGTTACCGCCTGCAGTTGAGAAACCTTCATGTTTATTAGGATTTGAGACAATAttctgtttaataattattgaggaTTCATTTAGTTCatcttttaaaattgtttgaactTTTTGCACAGCCTTATCTGATATTAAAATGGATTTACCTCCAGCAGTAGAGAAACctttatacatatattcatTTGTTAAGGTATCATCCTGAGTCATTATTGGAGATTCATACAGTTCATCTCTTGcgattaattgaaatatttttaatctttcaTTTGAATTGTCTTTTAAttgattactttttattatattcactttATGATCAATAAAATCTATTGGTGTGCTCATCACtgcatcaacatttttattcaaattattattttttggtttattgcTTAAATTAGATGCATTACTAGTATATTGTTGTGTCCAATGATCATCAAATGATTCTAATGGTTCTGTTATATCAGCTATTTCACACATTTGTGTATTTCCAATAGGATTCATTTCTTCGTGATCTAAAAAGTTACATTTGGAATCACTTATACATGTGTTCAACCTACTACTTTTAGATTGTTCACTGTCATTTTTAGATAAGTTAGTTTCcttatttttaagttgattTAAAGAAGTAAATTCtccttcaaaatataatttattctttaatttagaTTCAGTTAATACATTGTCTTCCATACTTAGTGccaattgtaataatttgttttcttcTTCCGTGTCATCAAGTTTAGTGGTGCTATTGCCGTAAAGAAAAGAAGCTAATTTTTTTCCCTTTTTATCAGTAtcaacacttatttttatttcttcagTTAAACTATCATCCAAAATTTCTGACATTTGACACACTTGTTCTAATATATCCAAAGAAATGTTAAGCGAATCTTGATCTGTTTCCAAATTAGACATACTAATTGCCTTTTCTTTTTCAAATAAGCATCTTTTAGCTTTTTCATTCACATTATCTTCATTTGTTCTTCTCGTATTATCTGGTACAATTGGagaatcaataataatacttttatgagATGGTCCAATTAAAGTTTTGTTTGTTTTCCATTTGTTTAATTCATGTTTTTTACAAAGATTTGATGAATTCCGGTATTTTAATGGATTCTAATTgagaaaaatatatagtatattaataatatttccgagtacaaatataaatatatgtttaccaATGAAAAATCAATTTCTGCATGTGATTTATGTTGAAAAATAtctttatgattatataaatttgtttttaaagatgACGTAGACATTATTGGACTGAggctgaaaaataattaaataatatgacttaCAAGATGCCATTATTAGAAACTTCTATAGTTCTACACTTAAGTACTACCTTAGactataactttaaatattattaactcaaTTAAGACAAATTAAGGACtagatgatttttaaaaattttaaatataaaaatcttacTTCATTATTATTCTTGAATCCATTTCTGGTTTGTTAAATTGTCGAGTATTTGGTGTTGAttgtaaattactaaataaactCAAATGTCTTAAATTGTTTGGTGGATGAACAGATGGAGTTGACAGTGTTAGGACTTCTGTTTCTTGATTttcctaaattatattaattttaacattacaCAATCacttatataatcataattataataattaagccACATAAATTAgatttctacaaaataatttattgctgATGAATAAAGCTTAAAGAAGAAAACAATCTttaatataaagaatattatattataaaaattaaattaacacagCACGCATCTTAACAACTTAACCTCAAGAGTCTTGGGACAAGAGTAATAGTAACTATCACTCTTAGGAGGAGACGGAATCAAAAATAGTCTTGGAATATTATTGTGCAAATTTACCGAGTTTCAAATAGAAGTGTTTTAATTGAGAGTCTAACGTGTTTAGACTttctgaaaaatgtaatatctgtaattatttttaaatttttttaatgtatatttttaaatatttaagttatattattatttatatatatattttctgtaccattgtaatttttaatgtttaaaattattttttttagatattttgacGTTTAAACAGAATATTTACCTAACTAATACGATAAATATCTAAagtttaaatagtattaaattaactttGCAATATAATGCAACAGCATTTTGTGGAACATTCCATTATAACACAATTTCACATgttaatttcatgaaatatgtaatgtacttataatttgtaatagaaaagtttataataatatgtgttataaattcttaaatattctATGTAGGTTACATGATTTCAGTGGCGTATCCAGGGGggtataaaattgttaaataataaaaaaaatttcattaataaatcatgttcagataaaatttgtcaaaaattaattctGGATATACCACTGCATGAGATATAAatactgtttagtgtttactatTTCATACCTTTATTATTGGATTTAAGTCAAGAGGATTTGGAATAGATAGTACACTACAATCCAATAAAGCTGATTTAATTGTAGGGCTTTTAGCCCTTAAACTTTGTTTAAGTTCTTGACTTTTTTGATTTTCCATCTATAACagacaattttaaaacttatgaaaaaataacaataacaataaataaaacatagttAAGATTTTCATAAAACCACTTTAGAATAACTAATTACATTTCTTAATTTTGCAATAAAAACTCAagtacaattatattaactttacAGTATGAATAGACTCGGCAGTAACATAGCcagaaatccattaaaatttctGGGGACTAACGatattaacatcaatgtgagtGAGGAGGGGGGCTTCGATCCTACAATACTAAAAAAGAAGGGAGCTTCACGGATTTTTAGGGGTGCTAAGCCCCCTCAATTGGCATTAAACAGTTACATGTATCAAAGTTatatttgtaacttgtaatCTGTTATAAGTGCATCATTATGTAATATGGTCTAACAGTCTAACCAGgcttattacttacctattaccattgattataaatattattgtttcataatattcataatcaatgcttttaactacattttgtgacaataggcgcaactagagaaatttggggggggggctttagcctacctaacaaaattattaatttaaaataatccatAGGCGGCTTATATCTAAAGCAATAAGGAATATTTTTCTGGGGGGCTAAATTGTAGTCGggaggggctaagccccctaGGCCCCTCTAGTTGTGCCACTgtttataacctattttattattaaaaattttaatatttcaatatgtttaaattttagttataactAGGGCTCAAAAGTTGATAACTTTCCAagctaaaaatgtgtttcaataacatacaaatctaaataacttatttttttgattgttttacggtactttttgttattttatatgtatttatatagtaatttcaACTAATTTTTAACCAATTCCCATTGTTAGAAAGAAAaacaacaacttttttttttttactttgtacaattttacaaataaaataatttttataatttgaaaatcaaataattttaaatttattaatttgacaaGATATTTGTATTTCTaaacataacaaataaatattaactaactctttcataaaaatagaattacGTAAACtgtattaatttgataatttgattTACTTATGAATTGAAATaggtatgttaaaattaattaaaaaaagtattgtttatcttagaattataataattattagatattttccAGGACATCGACTTTCAAGCCCTAGTAGTAGTTGATATTAGCATTTACATAGAAACataggtagtacatatttttcgTGAACCCCtcatacaaacaaatatttagtagtaaatatcattatttacagaatttatattaaaatcaattattaccttaTCGTCCTTATTTATGAATgataacttataaacaaattatataacggcaattttttattataattttt
Above is a window of Metopolophium dirhodum isolate CAU chromosome 3, ASM1992520v1, whole genome shotgun sequence DNA encoding:
- the LOC132941116 gene encoding breast cancer type 2 susceptibility protein-like isoform X1; this encodes MMENQKSQELKQSLRAKSPTIKSALLDCSVLSIPNPLDLNPIIKENQETEVLTLSTPSVHPPNNLRHLSLFSNLQSTPNTRQFNKPEMDSRIIMNLSPIMSTSSLKTNLYNHKDIFQHKSHAEIDFSLNPLKYRNSSNLCKKHELNKWKTNKTLIGPSHKSIIIDSPIVPDNTRRTNEDNVNEKAKRCLFEKEKAISMSNLETDQDSLNISLDILEQVCQMSEILDDSLTEEIKISVDTDKKGKKLASFLYGNSTTKLDDTEEENKLLQLALSMEDNVLTESKLKNKLYFEGEFTSLNQLKNKETNLSKNDSEQSKSSRLNTCISDSKCNFLDHEEMNPIGNTQMCEIADITEPLESFDDHWTQQYTSNASNLSNKPKNNNLNKNVDAVMSTPIDFIDHKVNIIKSNQLKDNSNERLKIFQLIARDELYESPIMTQDDTLTNEYMYKGFSTAGGKSILISDKAVQKVQTILKDELNESSIIIKQNIVSNPNKHEGFSTAGGNTIKVSDEAIQQVQIMLKDELNEFSTVTQDNIVVNPNICKGFATAGGKPIKVSDVALKKVQTILQDELNESSNITQDNIVKNPNICKGFATAGGKPIKVSDMALKKVQTILKDELNESSNITQDNIVINPNICKGFATAGGKPIKVSDVALKKVQTILKDELNESSNITQDNIVINPNKLCKGFSTARGKSIKISDKSLQKVQTLLKDELNVSSIITKQNIVSNPNKHEGFSTAGGKTIKVSDEAIQQVQIMLKDELNKSLNITQDNIVINPNKLCKGFSTAGGKSIKVSDVALKKVQTVLKDELNEVSTVTQDNIVINPNKLCKGFSTARGKSIKISDKSLQKVQTMLKDELNESSVITKQNIVPNPNKHEGFSTAGGKTIRVSDKAIKQVQTMLKDELNEVSTVTQDNIVINPNLCKGFATAKGKSIKVSDVALKKVQTILNDEYSSSVTKDKTNSKSNICNQFLNGGDKSIKESDNSLKNNQLTFKNDTQLFDSSLETMTISSVCSSSNKGSKLTNDLKTKSNCFEILKQVEENIFEDDLSLINTVEKFERDQIICKPVLRNKRPGSPINTQKINYKIKKTVHNDGWEIDDLNTSFSVYLSNKLNGPKVSLPEVVDWVLPKVFSIKQFPENGVAKELIKLNVDNAIQLKLYWEKNYKSSGGHKNKMYNFQDLKYLFLSHNFVDGKLIPKGWIENHFRFIVWKLAATEICFPDHFGNKLLTAKNIIHQLLYRYYREIEKCQRSALKKILEKDETTSKRIILCVSKVNKTDLAETFTIELTDGWYSVQGIIDYEMNMLLHKGIIKVGTKLIIYNAELIGAGEGIDPLDVHNSVKLKISTNSTRRVRWYAKLGFYKNSTLPIPITLESVLPHGGIIGSLSLVILRKYPIMFLEKKTNSKSIFRNEKMETIEAEKYKAYQQKSLEIISNKIKTELIAEMASKTKVSKKYFSCMKKENLDKLNLDELSNIIDNSTDPLEIQSLLSQEKLEALKDFKNSEQERFYNELQNRVNRVFNDQFKDSRKVIPMIKLRVVDEKYVSTGFKAALLTIWNPSQDVTEILNKSTEGQCCTLHHITTNGFMNGELQLSANKNTRFDFKGYKNEYVKRDVVSFKSICSGTFLPLFGEIDLVGIVVSDVNKNNAYNEIYVSDKEMNIISILFRGNIKEYGYDDMMYPGSIISGINIQFKGFNQISPIPKLYNTEQSLFTTIPKTEYILNIFNDYKMFMKKHENQNFLICCQTKLSEICNRHGETATINNEQCLNKSRNALHKSYSELPVAVVRTSSTSQSEFSPAQKRIKMLNAFGKTPPLNIVHTKPPDKKLMGQFKTPTRL
- the LOC132941116 gene encoding breast cancer type 2 susceptibility protein-like isoform X2, producing the protein MENQKSQELKQSLRAKSPTIKSALLDCSVLSIPNPLDLNPIIKENQETEVLTLSTPSVHPPNNLRHLSLFSNLQSTPNTRQFNKPEMDSRIIMNLSPIMSTSSLKTNLYNHKDIFQHKSHAEIDFSLNPLKYRNSSNLCKKHELNKWKTNKTLIGPSHKSIIIDSPIVPDNTRRTNEDNVNEKAKRCLFEKEKAISMSNLETDQDSLNISLDILEQVCQMSEILDDSLTEEIKISVDTDKKGKKLASFLYGNSTTKLDDTEEENKLLQLALSMEDNVLTESKLKNKLYFEGEFTSLNQLKNKETNLSKNDSEQSKSSRLNTCISDSKCNFLDHEEMNPIGNTQMCEIADITEPLESFDDHWTQQYTSNASNLSNKPKNNNLNKNVDAVMSTPIDFIDHKVNIIKSNQLKDNSNERLKIFQLIARDELYESPIMTQDDTLTNEYMYKGFSTAGGKSILISDKAVQKVQTILKDELNESSIIIKQNIVSNPNKHEGFSTAGGNTIKVSDEAIQQVQIMLKDELNEFSTVTQDNIVVNPNICKGFATAGGKPIKVSDVALKKVQTILQDELNESSNITQDNIVKNPNICKGFATAGGKPIKVSDMALKKVQTILKDELNESSNITQDNIVINPNICKGFATAGGKPIKVSDVALKKVQTILKDELNESSNITQDNIVINPNKLCKGFSTARGKSIKISDKSLQKVQTLLKDELNVSSIITKQNIVSNPNKHEGFSTAGGKTIKVSDEAIQQVQIMLKDELNKSLNITQDNIVINPNKLCKGFSTAGGKSIKVSDVALKKVQTVLKDELNEVSTVTQDNIVINPNKLCKGFSTARGKSIKISDKSLQKVQTMLKDELNESSVITKQNIVPNPNKHEGFSTAGGKTIRVSDKAIKQVQTMLKDELNEVSTVTQDNIVINPNLCKGFATAKGKSIKVSDVALKKVQTILNDEYSSSVTKDKTNSKSNICNQFLNGGDKSIKESDNSLKNNQLTFKNDTQLFDSSLETMTISSVCSSSNKGSKLTNDLKTKSNCFEILKQVEENIFEDDLSLINTVEKFERDQIICKPVLRNKRPGSPINTQKINYKIKKTVHNDGWEIDDLNTSFSVYLSNKLNGPKVSLPEVVDWVLPKVFSIKQFPENGVAKELIKLNVDNAIQLKLYWEKNYKSSGGHKNKMYNFQDLKYLFLSHNFVDGKLIPKGWIENHFRFIVWKLAATEICFPDHFGNKLLTAKNIIHQLLYRYYREIEKCQRSALKKILEKDETTSKRIILCVSKVNKTDLAETFTIELTDGWYSVQGIIDYEMNMLLHKGIIKVGTKLIIYNAELIGAGEGIDPLDVHNSVKLKISTNSTRRVRWYAKLGFYKNSTLPIPITLESVLPHGGIIGSLSLVILRKYPIMFLEKKTNSKSIFRNEKMETIEAEKYKAYQQKSLEIISNKIKTELIAEMASKTKVSKKYFSCMKKENLDKLNLDELSNIIDNSTDPLEIQSLLSQEKLEALKDFKNSEQERFYNELQNRVNRVFNDQFKDSRKVIPMIKLRVVDEKYVSTGFKAALLTIWNPSQDVTEILNKSTEGQCCTLHHITTNGFMNGELQLSANKNTRFDFKGYKNEYVKRDVVSFKSICSGTFLPLFGEIDLVGIVVSDVNKNNAYNEIYVSDKEMNIISILFRGNIKEYGYDDMMYPGSIISGINIQFKGFNQISPIPKLYNTEQSLFTTIPKTEYILNIFNDYKMFMKKHENQNFLICCQTKLSEICNRHGETATINNEQCLNKSRNALHKSYSELPVAVVRTSSTSQSEFSPAQKRIKMLNAFGKTPPLNIVHTKPPDKKLMGQFKTPTRL